CGGGCGATGGTGGTCGCCGACGCCGCCCTGGCCCCGGTGCAGGCGCTGGTGCGCTGGGACATGGGCGGCTTCGCCGCCCGGGAGGCCGACAGCCGGGCCGAGGCCCACCTGCCGCCGGCCTCGCGGCTGGCCACCATCACCGGCGAGCCGGGCGCCGTCGACGACGCACTGGTGCTGCTCGAGGTGCCCGAGCCCGCCGAGGTGCTGGGCCCGGTCGAGCTTCCCGACGACGAGGGCCGCAGCCGGGTGGTGGTGCGGGTGCCGCGGGTCCAGGGGCACGCGCTGTCGCGCGCCCTGGGCGACCTGCAGCGGATGCGCTCCTCGCGCAAGCTCGACCCGGTGCGGATCCAGGTCGACCCGCCGAGCCTGTGACCCGGCCCGGGCTCCTAGGATGCTGGCCATGCCCACCCAGCCGATCCGCCTGTTCGGCGACCCCGTCCTGCGCAAGCCGGCCGTCGAGGTCGTCGACTTCGACCGCGAGCTGCGCAGGCTCGTCGAGGACCTGACCGACACCATGCGCGAGGCCCCGGGCTCGGGCCTGGCCGCACCCCAGATCGGGGTCGGGCTGCGGGTCTTCACCTGGTGGGTCGACGGCGAGCTGGGCCACCTGGTCAACCCCGTGCTCGACCTGTCGGAGGAGGAGCAGGACGGCCCCGAGGGCTGCCTGTCGCTGCCCGACCTGGTCTTCGACACCAAGCGCGCCCTGCGCGTGGTCGCCAAGGGCCAGGACATGCACGGCGAACCGGTGACGATCGAGGGCTCCGAGCTGCTCGCCCGCGCCATCCAGCACGAGACCGACCACCTCGACGGCATCCTCTTCATCGACCGGCTCGACACCGCGGCCCGCAAGGCCGCGATGCGCGAGATCCGCGAGTCGGAGTGGTTCGGCCTCGAGAAGCCCACCGTCAAGCTCAGCCCGCACGCCACGCGCGGGCTGGGCCTGTGAGGAGAGAGACCACCTGATGCGCGTCGTCTTCGCCGGCACCCCCGAGGTCGCCCTGCCCGCCCTGGACGCGATCGTCGCCTCCGACCACGAGCTGGTCGGGGTCGTCACCCGTCCCGACGCTCCGGCCGGGCGCGGCCGCAGGCTCGTGGCCAGCCCCGTGGCGCAGCGCGCCGAGGAGCTCGGTGTCCCCGTCCTCAAGCCCGAGCACCCCCGCGAGCCGGAGTTCCAGGAGGCGCTGCGGGCCCTGCGGCCCGACTGCTGCCCCGTCGTGGCGTACGGCGCCCTGCTGCCGCAGTCGGCGCTCGACATCCCCGAGCACGGCTGGGTCAACCTGCACTTCTCGTGCCTGCCGGCCTGGCGCGGCGCCGCCCCGGTGCAGCACTCCATCTGGGCCGGCGACGAGGTCACCGGCGCCACCACCTTCCGCATCGTCAAGGCCATGGACGCCGGCCCCACCTTCGGTGTGATGACCGAGCGCATCCGCGAGCACGACACCGCCGGCGACCTGCTGACCCGCCTCGCCGAGGGCGGGGCCGGCCTGCTGGTGCAGACCCTCGACGGCATCGAGGACGGCTCCCTGGTGGCACGCGAGCAGCCCGAGGACGGCGTCTCGATGGCGCCCAAGATCCTCGTCGACGACGCGCGCGTCGACTGGAGCGAGCCGGCCGTGGCCGTCGACCGGCGGATCCGCGCCTGCACGCCGTTCCCCGGCGCCTGGTCGCTCTTCGAGGGCGAGCGGATCAAGATCGGCCCCGTCACCCTCGTCGAGGGCAGCCTGCCCGCGGGCGAGATCGCGGTCGGCAAGAACGACGTGGTCGTGGGCACCGGCACCCAGGCGGTGCGGCTCGGCGACGTCAAGGCGTTCGGCAAGAAGCAGATGGCGGCGGCCGACTGGGCGCGCGGCGCCCGGCTGACCAGCGGCACGCGTCTCGGCGACTGACGTGGGGCGCTCCCGGGTCGACCCGGCCCGCACGGTCGCCTTCGAGGTGCTCAAGGCGGTGCGCGTCCACGACGCCTACACCAACCTGGTGCTGCCCTCGCTGCTGCGCAAGCACCGGCTGACCGGGCGCGACGCGGCCTTCGCGACCGAGCTGGCCTCGGGCACGCTGCGCCGGCTGGCGACGTACGACGCGGTGCTCGACGCGTGCACCGACCGCCCGCTGCGCAAGGTCGAGGCCAAGGTGCTCGACGCGCTGCGCCTGGGCGCCCACCAGCTGCTGGCGATGCGGGTGCCGCAGCACGCCGCGATCGCCACCACCGTCGACCTGGTGCGCTCCGAGGTCGGCCCCGGCGCCGGCGGCTTCGCCAACGCGGTGCTGCGCAAGGTCTCGCAGCGCGACCTCGAGGCCTGGTTCGCCGAGCTGGCGCCCGCGCGCGACGCCGACCCGGTCGGCCACGACGCGCTGGTGCACAGCCATCCCGCGTGGGTCGTGGAGGCGCTGGGAGCGGCGCTGGAGGGCGTCGGTGCCGGTGACGAGGTGGCCGACCTGTTGGCCGCCGACAACGTCGCGCCCGCCGTGACCCTGGTGGCGCGCCCCGGGCGCAGCAACCGCGAGGAGCTGCCCGGCGAGCCCACGCCGTACTCGCCGCACGGCGTGGTGCTCGGCTCCGGGGACCCCGGCCAGGTGCCGGCGGTGGCCGAGGGCCGAGCGGGCGTGCAGGACGAGGGCTCCCAGCTCGTCGCGGTCGCCCTCGCCGACGCCCCGCTCGAAGGCCGCGACGAGCACTGGCTCGACCTGTGCGCCGGCCCCGGCGGCAAGAGCGCCCTGCTGGCCGCGCTGGCCGCCGGCCGCGGCGCCGACCTCCTGGCCGTGGAGCGCCAGCCGCACCGCGCCGAGCTGGTCCGCCGCGCGCTCGCCGGCGCCGACGGCGTACGCGGCGTGGTCACCGCCGACGGCACCCGTCCGCCGCTGGAGCCGGGGTCGTTCGACCGGGTGCTGGTCGACGCGCCCTGCACCGGTCTCGGGGCGCTGCGACGCCGCCCGGAGTCGCGGTGGCGGCGCAGCCCCGACGACCTCACCGTCCTCGTCGACCTGCAGCGCCGGCTGCTGGCCTCGGCCCTGGACCTGGTGCGGCCCGGGGGAGTGGTGCTCTACGCCACCTGCTCCCCGGTGCTGGCCGAGACCCGGGACGTCGTGGCCGCGACCCTCGAGCAGCAGCCCGGCGCGCAGCTGGTCGACCTGGCGCCCCAGCACGTCCAGGTGCCCACCAGCGCCGGACCGCTGCCCGGCACCGTGCAGCTGTGGCCGCACCGGCACCGCACCGACGCGATGTTCATGGCGGTGCTGCGCCGCGCGGGTGAGCCCGCCGGCGACTAGTCTCGCGGCCATGGCCTCCTCCTCGCCCGCCGTCGAGATCGAGGTCGACGACAAGGTCGTGCGGGTCAGCAACCCCGAACGGGTCTACTTCCCCGAGACCGGCGCCACCAAGCTCGACCTCGTCGAGTACTACCTGGCCGTCGGCCCCGGCATCGTCAACGCGCTGTGGGAGCGCCCGTGCATGCTGCACCGCTTCCCGAAGGGGCTGGCGGGCCCCAAGGTGCACCAGAAGCGGCTGCCGAAGGGCGCGCCCGACTGGGTGGAGACCGTCGAGCTGCACTTCCCGCGCTGGGACCGCACCGCCGACGAGCTGTGCGTGACCGGGCTGGCGCCGGTGATCTGGGCGGTGCAGATGTCGACGGTGGAGTTCCACCCCTGGAACAGCCGCCGCGGCGACACCGAGAAGCCCGACGAGTGGCGCATCGACCTCGACCCCGGCCCGGAGTGCGACTACGCCACCGTGCAGCGCGTCGCGCACGTGGTGCACGAGGTGCTCGACGAGCTGGGCGCGGTCGGGTTCCCCAAGACCAGCGGCAGCAAGGGCCTGCACGTCTACGTGCGCGTCCCGCCCGCGCACGGCTTCACCGAGGTGCGCCGCGCGGCCCTGGCCTTCGCGCGCGAGGTCGAGCGGCGCAGCGACGAGGTCACCACCACCTGGTGGACCAAGGACCGCGACCCGGCGGCGGTCTTCGTCGACTACAACCAGAACGCCCGCGACCACACGATCGCGGCGGCGTACTCGGTGCGCGGGCTGCCCGACGCGCGCGTCTCCACACCGCTGCGCTGGGACGAGGTCGACGACGCGGACCCGCGCGACCTCACCATCGCGACCGTGCCGCAGCGCTTCGCCGAGCTCGGTGACCTGCACGAGGCGATCGACGAGCACCCCTTCGACATCGCCCCGCTGCTGGAGTGGGCCGACCGCGACGACCTGCCCGTCGACGACGACTGACGCGGTTTCACCCCCAGGGGTTGATCGGGGCGGCCCCGCGCGGGGCAGAGAGGGGGAGTGAGTGCCTCCCGGAAGACCGCCGCCGCCCGCCCCGCCCTCGACCGGGTGCGCCGCACCGCCAGCGAGGTGTTCGGCCGCGACGAGCTGCGGCCCGGGCAGGCCGAGGCCTCGACCTCGCTGCTCGAGGGCCACGACGTGCTGCTCATCGCCCCGACCGGAGCCGGGAAGTCACTGACCTACCAGGTGCCCGGGCTGCTGCTCGACGGTTTCTGCGTGGTCGTCTCACCCCTGATCGCGCTGCAGCAGGACCAGGTCGGCGGGCTGCTCGAGGCGGGGGTGCGCGCCGCGCGGCTCAGCTCGGCGGAGACCGGCAAGGAGCGCGAGGAGGTGCTGGTGGCGGTCGAGGAGGGCGAGCTGGACTTCGTCTTCCTCTCGCCCGAGCAGCTGGCCGTCGACGAGGTGCGGCACCGGCTCGCGGCCGCCCGCCCTGGCCTGGTCGCCGTCGACGAGGCGCACTGCGTGTCCGCCTGGGGCCACGACTTCCGTCCCGACTTCTTCCGGCTCGGCGAGCTCATCGACGACCTCGGCGAACGCCCGGCCCGGCCGCGGGTGGTCGCGATGACCGCCACCGCCGCGCCGCCGGTGCGCGAGGACATCACCGAGCGGCTGCACCTGCGCGAGCCCCGCACCGTGGTCACCGACTTCGCCCGCGAGAACCTGTCCTTCCGGGTCGTCCCGGTCGCCGACGCCGCCGCCCAGCAGGGCGCGGTGCTCGAGGCCGCCGAGGCGCCCGGCTGCGGCATCGTCTACTGCCGCACCCGCCCGGCCACCGAGGAGTACG
The Nocardioides marinisabuli genome window above contains:
- the def gene encoding peptide deformylase, producing the protein MPTQPIRLFGDPVLRKPAVEVVDFDRELRRLVEDLTDTMREAPGSGLAAPQIGVGLRVFTWWVDGELGHLVNPVLDLSEEEQDGPEGCLSLPDLVFDTKRALRVVAKGQDMHGEPVTIEGSELLARAIQHETDHLDGILFIDRLDTAARKAAMREIRESEWFGLEKPTVKLSPHATRGLGL
- the fmt gene encoding methionyl-tRNA formyltransferase, with protein sequence MRVVFAGTPEVALPALDAIVASDHELVGVVTRPDAPAGRGRRLVASPVAQRAEELGVPVLKPEHPREPEFQEALRALRPDCCPVVAYGALLPQSALDIPEHGWVNLHFSCLPAWRGAAPVQHSIWAGDEVTGATTFRIVKAMDAGPTFGVMTERIREHDTAGDLLTRLAEGGAGLLVQTLDGIEDGSLVAREQPEDGVSMAPKILVDDARVDWSEPAVAVDRRIRACTPFPGAWSLFEGERIKIGPVTLVEGSLPAGEIAVGKNDVVVGTGTQAVRLGDVKAFGKKQMAAADWARGARLTSGTRLGD
- a CDS encoding RsmB/NOP family class I SAM-dependent RNA methyltransferase, which codes for MGRSRVDPARTVAFEVLKAVRVHDAYTNLVLPSLLRKHRLTGRDAAFATELASGTLRRLATYDAVLDACTDRPLRKVEAKVLDALRLGAHQLLAMRVPQHAAIATTVDLVRSEVGPGAGGFANAVLRKVSQRDLEAWFAELAPARDADPVGHDALVHSHPAWVVEALGAALEGVGAGDEVADLLAADNVAPAVTLVARPGRSNREELPGEPTPYSPHGVVLGSGDPGQVPAVAEGRAGVQDEGSQLVAVALADAPLEGRDEHWLDLCAGPGGKSALLAALAAGRGADLLAVERQPHRAELVRRALAGADGVRGVVTADGTRPPLEPGSFDRVLVDAPCTGLGALRRRPESRWRRSPDDLTVLVDLQRRLLASALDLVRPGGVVLYATCSPVLAETRDVVAATLEQQPGAQLVDLAPQHVQVPTSAGPLPGTVQLWPHRHRTDAMFMAVLRRAGEPAGD
- the ligD gene encoding non-homologous end-joining DNA ligase, translated to MASSSPAVEIEVDDKVVRVSNPERVYFPETGATKLDLVEYYLAVGPGIVNALWERPCMLHRFPKGLAGPKVHQKRLPKGAPDWVETVELHFPRWDRTADELCVTGLAPVIWAVQMSTVEFHPWNSRRGDTEKPDEWRIDLDPGPECDYATVQRVAHVVHEVLDELGAVGFPKTSGSKGLHVYVRVPPAHGFTEVRRAALAFAREVERRSDEVTTTWWTKDRDPAAVFVDYNQNARDHTIAAAYSVRGLPDARVSTPLRWDEVDDADPRDLTIATVPQRFAELGDLHEAIDEHPFDIAPLLEWADRDDLPVDDD